In Rosa chinensis cultivar Old Blush chromosome 1, RchiOBHm-V2, whole genome shotgun sequence, a genomic segment contains:
- the LOC112190262 gene encoding probable sodium/metabolite cotransporter BASS4, chloroplastic isoform X1 has protein sequence MAGIIQTLVLTPPPTKILSFSHRFSRSPSNRAAFRFNFRFSRSNSTPVRACHHSDQVDGNGNKADKHSGSLKGLDWAKPLSNFVANNFLPLALVGGVTLGFAYPSLGCLADSYSLSKFSTFGIFIISGLTLHTGEIIAAADAWPVGIFGLVSILLFTPYFSRVILQLQLQPQEFVRGLAIFCCMPTTLSSGVALTQLAGANSALALAMTVISNLLGILIVPFSVSKFIADGAGLSVPTKQLFISLFLTLLIPLILGKIFRESFEGLSLVMSIAGVADFVDQNRKKLSKISAILLSLVPWMQVSRSRSLLLMVKPAVFLGAVGMGVLLHLILLAFNAVAVKSLSALSGGSQSVFSKKENANAVLLVASQKTLPVMVAVVDQLGGALGESGLLVLPCVAAHLNQIILDSILVNYWLGKDLPTNNAKIKVGVLLQSMRILGISYLFNKRKVYKNHQMKQP, from the exons ATGGCGGGAATCATCCAAACCCTAGTTCTCACACCTCCGCCCACTAAAATCCTGTCCTTCTCTCACCGATTCTCCCGTTCTCCGTCCAATCGCGCCGCATTCCGTTTCAATTTCCGTTTCAGCCGCTCCAATTCCACACCCGTCCGAGCCTGCCACCACTCCGATcag GTAGATGGTAATGGAAACAAAGCTGATAAGCATTCCGGTTCGCTCAAGGGCTTGGATTGGGCTAAACCATTGTCAAATTTCGTGGCGAATAATTTTCTTCCTTTAG CTCTTGTTGGTGGAGTGACGTTAGGGTTTGCGTATCCAAGCCTAGGTTGTCTTGCTGATTCATACTCTTTGTCAAAATTTTCCACGTTCGGGATTTTTATCATCTCAG GGTTAACCTTGCACACTGGCGAAATTATTGCAGCTGCAGACGCATGGCCTGTTGGAATCTTCGGACTA GTCTCCATTTTATTATTTACTCCATATTTTTCGAGGGTAATATTGCAACTGCAGCTCCAACCTCAAGAATTTGTTAGAG GGCTTGCAATATTTTGCTGCATGCCAACTACGTTATCAAGTGGAGTGGCGCTTACTCAG CTAGCTGGGGCCAATTCTGCTCTTGCTCTCGCAATGACTGTCATCTCTAATCTGTTGGGAATTTTGATT GTCCCATTTTCTGTATCAAAATTCATAGCTGATGGAGCTGGTTTATCTGTTCCAACTAAGCAGCTGTTCATAAGTCTTTTTCTCACATTATTGATCCCCCTAATCTTGGGGAAG ATTTTTCGAGAATCTTTCGAAG GTCTGTCTTTGGTAATGAGCATTGCAGGTGTTGCAGACTTCGTTGATCAGAACCGTAAAAAACTTTCCAAGATCAGTGCAATCCTCCTCAGTTTA GTGCCATGGATGCAAGTTAGCAGGTCAAGGTCACTGCTGCTGATGGTTAAGCCTGCAGTTTTTCTTGGGGCCGTTGGAATGGGAGT ACTTCTGCATCTCATCTTGTTAGCCTTTAATGCTGTTGCTGTCAAGAGCCTCTCAGCTCTTTCTGGTGGTAGTCAATCTGTTTTTTCCAAGAAGGAAAATGCAAATGCTGTTCTCCTCGTTGCAAGCCAG AAAACACTGCCTGTAATGGTGGCTGTGGTGGACCAACTAGGTGGTGCACTAGGTGAATCTGGTTTACTTGTTCTTCCTTGTGTTGCAGCACATTTAAATCAG ATTATTCTGGACTCTATTCTTGTAAATTACTGGCTTGGCAAAGATCTCCCAACCAACAATGCCAAG ATCAAAGTCGGTGTGCTTCTCCAAAGTATGAGAATACTTGGCATCTCGTACCTTTTTAACAAGAGAAAAGTTTACAAGAATCATCAAATGAAGCAACCATGA
- the LOC112190262 gene encoding probable sodium/metabolite cotransporter BASS4, chloroplastic isoform X2 produces the protein MAGIIQTLVLTPPPTKILSFSHRFSRSPSNRAAFRFNFRFSRSNSTPVRACHHSDQVDGNGNKADKHSGSLKGLDWAKPLSNFVANNFLPLALVGGVTLGFAYPSLGCLADSYSLSKFSTFGIFIISGLTLHTGEIIAAADAWPVGIFGLVSILLFTPYFSRVILQLQLQPQEFVRGLAIFCCMPTTLSSGVALTQLAGANSALALAMTVISNLLGILIVPFSVSKFIADGAGLSVPTKQLFISLFLTLLIPLILGKIFRESFEGVADFVDQNRKKLSKISAILLSLVPWMQVSRSRSLLLMVKPAVFLGAVGMGVLLHLILLAFNAVAVKSLSALSGGSQSVFSKKENANAVLLVASQKTLPVMVAVVDQLGGALGESGLLVLPCVAAHLNQIILDSILVNYWLGKDLPTNNAKIKVGVLLQSMRILGISYLFNKRKVYKNHQMKQP, from the exons ATGGCGGGAATCATCCAAACCCTAGTTCTCACACCTCCGCCCACTAAAATCCTGTCCTTCTCTCACCGATTCTCCCGTTCTCCGTCCAATCGCGCCGCATTCCGTTTCAATTTCCGTTTCAGCCGCTCCAATTCCACACCCGTCCGAGCCTGCCACCACTCCGATcag GTAGATGGTAATGGAAACAAAGCTGATAAGCATTCCGGTTCGCTCAAGGGCTTGGATTGGGCTAAACCATTGTCAAATTTCGTGGCGAATAATTTTCTTCCTTTAG CTCTTGTTGGTGGAGTGACGTTAGGGTTTGCGTATCCAAGCCTAGGTTGTCTTGCTGATTCATACTCTTTGTCAAAATTTTCCACGTTCGGGATTTTTATCATCTCAG GGTTAACCTTGCACACTGGCGAAATTATTGCAGCTGCAGACGCATGGCCTGTTGGAATCTTCGGACTA GTCTCCATTTTATTATTTACTCCATATTTTTCGAGGGTAATATTGCAACTGCAGCTCCAACCTCAAGAATTTGTTAGAG GGCTTGCAATATTTTGCTGCATGCCAACTACGTTATCAAGTGGAGTGGCGCTTACTCAG CTAGCTGGGGCCAATTCTGCTCTTGCTCTCGCAATGACTGTCATCTCTAATCTGTTGGGAATTTTGATT GTCCCATTTTCTGTATCAAAATTCATAGCTGATGGAGCTGGTTTATCTGTTCCAACTAAGCAGCTGTTCATAAGTCTTTTTCTCACATTATTGATCCCCCTAATCTTGGGGAAG ATTTTTCGAGAATCTTTCGAAG GTGTTGCAGACTTCGTTGATCAGAACCGTAAAAAACTTTCCAAGATCAGTGCAATCCTCCTCAGTTTA GTGCCATGGATGCAAGTTAGCAGGTCAAGGTCACTGCTGCTGATGGTTAAGCCTGCAGTTTTTCTTGGGGCCGTTGGAATGGGAGT ACTTCTGCATCTCATCTTGTTAGCCTTTAATGCTGTTGCTGTCAAGAGCCTCTCAGCTCTTTCTGGTGGTAGTCAATCTGTTTTTTCCAAGAAGGAAAATGCAAATGCTGTTCTCCTCGTTGCAAGCCAG AAAACACTGCCTGTAATGGTGGCTGTGGTGGACCAACTAGGTGGTGCACTAGGTGAATCTGGTTTACTTGTTCTTCCTTGTGTTGCAGCACATTTAAATCAG ATTATTCTGGACTCTATTCTTGTAAATTACTGGCTTGGCAAAGATCTCCCAACCAACAATGCCAAG ATCAAAGTCGGTGTGCTTCTCCAAAGTATGAGAATACTTGGCATCTCGTACCTTTTTAACAAGAGAAAAGTTTACAAGAATCATCAAATGAAGCAACCATGA
- the LOC112190262 gene encoding probable sodium/metabolite cotransporter BASS4, chloroplastic isoform X3: protein MAGIIQTLVLTPPPTKILSFSHRFSRSPSNRAAFRFNFRFSRSNSTPVRACHHSDQVDGNGNKADKHSGSLKGLDWAKPLSNFVANNFLPLALVGGVTLGFAYPSLGCLADSYSLSKFSTFGIFIISGLTLHTGEIIAAADAWPVGIFGLVSILLFTPYFSRVILQLQLQPQEFVRGLAIFCCMPTTLSSGVALTQLAGANSALALAMTVISNLLGILIVPFSVSKFIADGAGLSVPTKQLFISLFLTLLIPLILGKIFRESFEGLSLVMSIAGVADFVDQNRKKLSKISAILLSLVPWMQVSRSRSLLLMVKPAVFLGAVGMGVLLHLILLAFNAVAVKSLSALSGGSQSVFSKKENANAVLLVASQKTLPVMVAVVDQLGGALGESGLLVLPCVAAHLNQIILDSILVNYWLGKDLPTNNAKVS from the exons ATGGCGGGAATCATCCAAACCCTAGTTCTCACACCTCCGCCCACTAAAATCCTGTCCTTCTCTCACCGATTCTCCCGTTCTCCGTCCAATCGCGCCGCATTCCGTTTCAATTTCCGTTTCAGCCGCTCCAATTCCACACCCGTCCGAGCCTGCCACCACTCCGATcag GTAGATGGTAATGGAAACAAAGCTGATAAGCATTCCGGTTCGCTCAAGGGCTTGGATTGGGCTAAACCATTGTCAAATTTCGTGGCGAATAATTTTCTTCCTTTAG CTCTTGTTGGTGGAGTGACGTTAGGGTTTGCGTATCCAAGCCTAGGTTGTCTTGCTGATTCATACTCTTTGTCAAAATTTTCCACGTTCGGGATTTTTATCATCTCAG GGTTAACCTTGCACACTGGCGAAATTATTGCAGCTGCAGACGCATGGCCTGTTGGAATCTTCGGACTA GTCTCCATTTTATTATTTACTCCATATTTTTCGAGGGTAATATTGCAACTGCAGCTCCAACCTCAAGAATTTGTTAGAG GGCTTGCAATATTTTGCTGCATGCCAACTACGTTATCAAGTGGAGTGGCGCTTACTCAG CTAGCTGGGGCCAATTCTGCTCTTGCTCTCGCAATGACTGTCATCTCTAATCTGTTGGGAATTTTGATT GTCCCATTTTCTGTATCAAAATTCATAGCTGATGGAGCTGGTTTATCTGTTCCAACTAAGCAGCTGTTCATAAGTCTTTTTCTCACATTATTGATCCCCCTAATCTTGGGGAAG ATTTTTCGAGAATCTTTCGAAG GTCTGTCTTTGGTAATGAGCATTGCAGGTGTTGCAGACTTCGTTGATCAGAACCGTAAAAAACTTTCCAAGATCAGTGCAATCCTCCTCAGTTTA GTGCCATGGATGCAAGTTAGCAGGTCAAGGTCACTGCTGCTGATGGTTAAGCCTGCAGTTTTTCTTGGGGCCGTTGGAATGGGAGT ACTTCTGCATCTCATCTTGTTAGCCTTTAATGCTGTTGCTGTCAAGAGCCTCTCAGCTCTTTCTGGTGGTAGTCAATCTGTTTTTTCCAAGAAGGAAAATGCAAATGCTGTTCTCCTCGTTGCAAGCCAG AAAACACTGCCTGTAATGGTGGCTGTGGTGGACCAACTAGGTGGTGCACTAGGTGAATCTGGTTTACTTGTTCTTCCTTGTGTTGCAGCACATTTAAATCAG ATTATTCTGGACTCTATTCTTGTAAATTACTGGCTTGGCAAAGATCTCCCAACCAACAATGCCAAGGTATCATGA